The sequence TACTTTCTTATCataagaaaaaatgagaaaatgttCATCATGCTTGTACCTTAGCTTATTAGGTAATGTTGCGCATTTAAAACACATAACAAAACCACATTCTCCACAGTTTAGACGATGGCGTCTAAGTTTATTGCAAATCGAACAACTTTGTGAAGTTTGAGGGTCAGATGTAAGAAACAAGGGATGTGGATGACATCGACGATCACATGTCTCGGATAAAGAAGCACAACGTACGTCTAATATGAAATCGCAGCTCCCCTCACAACACAAGTATACGAACCCATTGCTTTCACGCTTACAAGCTTTACATATGAATGTATCCTCTATATCATCCACTTGTAGCGTAAGGGGATGAGGATGCGTCGCATGTTGTTTCTTACGAGAAAGATGGGCACATTCTTGATGGAGGATAAAATCACATTGCATGCAGCTGTAAATAATTTCATCACAGATAGCAAGTGTGCATGCTTGACAACGTTTGTTCTCGTCAAATTTTCTATTGGTCTTATCGTCGAGTCTCATAtgatgattttgatgactgAAATGTTGTATGACTCCATCACTTATCTCATCGAACGACTTAATAATATCTTCATATGGATCTTCTTGTTGTCCCTCAAGTTCTTTTCCATCCCATACATCTTTTCTGGTTGCACATTTAGAATGAACACCATAGCTGCAATCTTTGACGCAACAATACCTTCCATAATTTGTGTCTATCTTTCCACGACACACTCCGCACAACCATTTTTCAGGAGTTAGCGAAGAAGTGAAAGAGAGGCGGTGTTCATGACGTGATATTCTTATGATGGATGGCAAGTAAGCACAAGTTTTATGGGCTACAAAATCACATTGACGACATGAATACATCATAGACCTAGTATTACTCAACCCACAAATGTCACAAATCAATGAGCTTGTTCGAGGAAAACAAAAGAGGGTATGCTCATGCCTTTTTGGATGGTCTATTGCAAGGAGTGGTGGCTCTCTAGCACAATATGGACACATAGTAAAATCGCATATAGAGCAATCGTAAACCCAATAAAAATCTTCTGAACAACAACATAAGCATATCTTACTCGAATAATTAGCTTGAAGTCGGAGAGAATGTTTCGGATGATGCGGGTGATTTTGTATCGGCTCCATACACTCTTTGTGGTAGTAGGTTAAAGCAATTGGAAATTCGCGAAGACATTCTTTGCAGGAATAAAATAAAGTACCGACCAAAGGTTTCTCACAAATCTGGCATGAGAACTCGTCATATGTACCGTCTTTGCTGTTGCACAAATCTAAGGAACAGATGTGTGACAAAGATGATAATGTAGACTTGTCGGCATTGGGAAGAGTTGGTGACTCTCTGAAATGTATCCATCGAAACTCGTCTTccttgtttttaaaatttgcataAGGGCATAAGAGAAGAGGATGAACAGATTGCTGCTTTGACTCACAATTCATGACTGAACGGAACACGGAGGATATGAAGTTTATGATGGATATAAAGATGATTAATTTGAGAGTATTGGTAcgtctttatatatatatatatgtgaattaaGAATGCGAACGTTTCTTTGTTTGTAATACATTCTAAAATTCATTACGCAACCAATGCTATATACTTTATGCGTTTACCTTTGCATTTTTCTAATATTACTTTACTTGTCGATATTGAAACAGTTACAGTGTAGTAGCTAGTAATCTAgtattctttattctttttttttgtacaccatttctttaaaataaagttaaCTTTACTTGATCAACAAAGCATATGAGAAGTCTTTCTTGCTTGATGAGAAAGCGTAGACTTGTCTTGACATGTTATACTACTAGT comes from Camelina sativa cultivar DH55 chromosome 19, Cs, whole genome shotgun sequence and encodes:
- the LOC104766008 gene encoding uncharacterized protein LOC104766008, which encodes MNCESKQQSVHPLLLCPYANFKNKEDEFRWIHFRESPTLPNADKSTLSSLSHICSLDLCNSKDGTYDEFSCQICEKPLVGTLFYSCKECLREFPIALTYYHKECMEPIQNHPHHPKHSLRLQANYSTHKTCAYLPSIIRISRHEHRLSFTSSLTPEKWLCGVCRGKIDTNYGRYCCVKDCSYGVHSKCATRKDVWDGKELEGQQEDPYEDIIKSFDEISDGVIQHFSHQNHHMRLDDKTNRKFDENKRCQACTLAICDEIIYSCMQCDFILHQECAHLSRKKQHATHPHPLTLQVDDIEDTFICKACKRESNGFVYLCCEGSCDFILDVRCASLSETCDRRCHPHPLFLTSDPQTSQSCSICNKLRRHRLNCGECGFVMCFKCATLPNKLRYKHDEHFLIFSYDKKVKGQYLCDVCEKEADPNKGIYMCKDCNVILHIKCLLGDKVMYVMPGKKLIFRQLKIDILLNNRLTRDICSYCNNRCENKVVYKIFDREILCSFVCVLNSKT